CCTGCATTCCACCGACGACAATGTCCAGATACAGTGGCTTAAAATCACACCGACGATTGTACATCACACGAGTGAGCCAATTGTATAGCGATTTTGgtttcaattcatttttatccGATAAACACATATcctctacactgaaaaaaaagaaacaggGAATCGACAATAGCTTACCACATCTGAACAATCAAAATACTTACACCTTCTGGTCAATATAACGTTTGATGAATTGGAAATCGGCAAAATCCCCTCCGACTCCAATAATCGTTTTGTCATTTACTTTATGTACACGGTCCACATCGTGAAATCGTGCTAGAGATCCGTACGACACCAACTTGTCAGCTGCAATAATAACTCCATTGGCGAATTTCAGTCCAATCACAGACGTTCCTGTTGTTACTGGAGTGCTACAAAGGAAAAAACCAAGTGACTTGCGAATCATTGAGATTAAACCGCTTTGAGGTTATATTTATTTTGCGAAACTTATTCCGTAATTGTTCGTTTAATTACGTAAAAACATATACTCACTATGATCGCTGAGTTCCAAATTCACCAGGAGTTAAAATTTGATTGCTAATGGATCCGGGATTAACCGTAGAACCAGGGAAATTATAGAAGGCTCCGGGGCTTGGTCCGTTACTCCAGAACGGGCCGGCATTTATCGCAGACGATGGATACATTATTGGCATATACGCACGATATCTGAACAATACGATAATGCTTTAGTTAAAAgtgatttgttttgttgagaaaaaagGCACCGAATTAGTGAACCTCACTACTATTGAATTCAGAACTGAGACGTTTAGATGAGTTTACAATTTTTGTTGATTTGATGCACTTGTCAAAAGTATCAAGGTAAATTGAATGAAAGGTGGACCCTACGATtttccaagacgggtctatggtactaggtgaggccgtttcgtcattaagttggttaggggagcggtatatgaaaacagtacggaagaaagcagaaggggaattatttcctttgaagcgtgaaagagacagactgatcacaagcgagcttgggcacaagcgtattgtgttttgtttacaaacaaaacacagtagacttccaagatggctgaagagtggttttagcaagttggcccaccttaggatatacttctacgcgccttgcgaTTTTCTGTTGTTAAAAAGACCAACATAAAGGTATGTATACACCAAGGCGCTTACACTGAGAGAAAagattagtaaatataacgaattttttggtacatgttaccaattcactagtcattttcgaccctaCTAattattagtatattttacgaaaaaaaaattggtaggtGCAAAACTCCTATTTGTAAGCCCAGAGTTGGATCAACATCGACTCAATAAAAGCGATTTGTCGGTTCACAAATGGCAGATTTGTTGGTAAAATATCAGTGAatgttttattctttatttgtaagggattgtattttttttaatcatcaATTATTAATTCAAATACTCTATTGAATTACATACTATTCTACATACTAAGAACACAACACTCATAACTTATTCTCtattcaattgaaataattctaCAAAACATTGGTTGCAAAGGCCTTCTGTAATCGAAAGGAGTATGAGCCACACAAcaaaaactaacaaaaaaaaattagtaatcCTAGCGAACTAgcgacaaaaacaaaaatgaataaatacagTTTAAAGCAGCTTAATGCTTTGGTTGCAGTAATGCCTTTTAGTAATTCATCAATGGGATAATGGCCATAGAAACTAGTTGGTGCGACGATCATTCCTTTTAAATTCCATCTGCAAGGAGAAAAGTTCGTCACAAACACTCCTCACTCCAAATTCTACCAACAAATTCTTCTTGCCGCTCGTTTTATCTCGTTGAATATGTGGTTAAACGGCATCTCACATAACACCCTCTTCAAGAGCCTGCAAGTACTTGGCGGCCTGTGGAAATTCTTGTGCACACCTTGGAGTCTTTTGACAATCTGCGCACACTAGAAGATCGGTAATGCTAAATAACAAGACTCAATACCGAGCCTCGTCTTTGGGCGGCGTTTAAGCACCTTTTGTTGCTTGCTTCTGGTGTGGACTGCACGTCACTCTGTGATTGGTCAGTTTCCAGTCACACATTCCTGCGATATGAAACTCGAAGCTGGAGTTGAAAATAACTAAGAAAAATTGGAACGATGCAAAATTTCTATGCCAGTTTATTTGATAATACTATCAAAACTTCTATTTGAAGTTTATGTTGACTTCAGAGCGATATACACGGTCTACAACGGTTTCAACTATATCACCCAACGAAACAAAACGTACACTCACCTTTAGCTGGGTACCAGGACGAATGCAGCAGGAACAATCATCTATCCGGCTGTTCTAAGCTGATATTTGGCCGGTGCACCAGGCTGACCGGTACTAGAACTACAATCTTCTCTGCGGCTACTCCGACCTTTTGTTTGGTTCTAGCACCTGATGATCGCATATAACATTTAAAAACCAACTGAAAAAGAAGACGAGGTTAATTATGTTGAAATGTTATCGATTAAAGTTTCTTCCCGGTGGAAACATGAAGATAGTTTCTAGACCGAGGAGACGGATGCATGTTTCGAATCtccaaaaattaaatacttACTCCGAATTGCGATTTGCTTTTGTGCAATTATGTTGCTCTGAATATTTTTCTACGATTAgctgaaaaagaaaaatatttatatataatgaAACATATCCAAATGTTTACCTCCGAATTGCTTTGTTTCCACTAGAGAAATGGcgattgcacacacacacatttgcCAAGAACAGAAACACTTAAGGTTACTTATGGTATGGAGTAAATTGTACGAATCTTTGGTAGCGATGTGCGTTGCATCTGACATCAGTTTTACAAAatttggtaatatgtacaaaaaatgtgtacattttaccaatgcttcgactactaaagatttggtagctgcgtTTACTAATTTTTTCTCTCCAGtgtatatcaatgtataacatacatagaggcgccttggtatacaccaaggcgcttgtataaatgcataacaggtgaagcaatatcatcacttcaatgagaaggggattacggtttgtggagcgggggttgtttgtttagttattgctaggatacgccattttttgcattttcacatgcgagagtagtggatgaactggatgagaatgaaattctacaaaatcatcccgtctttttcacataaattcgcgaaagccgaacaaagtaggcatcgttcgaataagcgtcgcagcagtttgtagagagccgccggcagcgttctgatgctgctTGTAAAcaatatagaggcgccttggtataCACCTTACCGCTATTAGGGTGcttatacactgtttgaccgaagtcaaatattttactctttttgacagataaaatttgatcaacgtgtactgatcaaatatattcgacagaAAACACGACcagcaaatattcagttattcaatgaattattttttcggtCTGTTGTTCAAACCTGTCGATCCAtcgttaggttaccttgaatatttcagtcaaTTTGTTCTATGTTCGATGTTTtacattgtttgccactgtcgataattgaagagtggcaaacaaaatagtgtttgtacaaatatcaaaacaaactttatctgtcaaaaagtgtgaaATATTTGATCTCTGAACAAACAGTGTACGCCCACCTTTAGGGTGCTCTTACACTGTTTGGCAGAAGACAaacttattatttttaattataattattttttcggtCTGTTGTTCAAACCTGTCGATCCATCGTTATGTTACCTTACATACTTCAGTCGAATTTtcccatgttcgatgtttgacattgtttgccactgttgataaaTGAAGAGTGACAAacgaaatagtgtttgtacaaatttcaaactaaacattatctgtcaaaaagtgccAAATATTTGACGATGAGTTCAAACGAggatgtttgtttttgttgttatgATTGTTCGTTCCGAGTTTTGAGAAATTCAAAAGAAAagcaaaaatcactattttataGAACAACTTAATCACAACCAACGCAGAACGgagagaaacaaaacaaaatttcggtGTTGGCTGCTAATAGTAACCTTGCGATGAagttagaagtatatcctaaggtgagccaacttgctaaaagcactcttcagccatcttggaaataaaaaaaaacacaatacgctagtgccgaagctcgctcctgatcagtctgtctctttcacgcttcaagcaaataattcttctgctttccttcgtactgttttcatataccgctcccctaaccaacttagtgacgaaacggcctcattTTAGGATATACTTTTAGGCGCCTCGGTTACTACTTGGGGTGCGTTCAATGagatacatatagaggtggagcagtaggcgaagtatatttgtattggcaagcaaaatatggtgtcgtagttatttgcattcaatttggaatgtacaaaacaaaaaaacaaaacaatgttgaaaatactcacggttgcatggtAATTTGAGCTAAAATtccatgaaatcattcaactgtttgttgacgtagaactacgtctttcaggaagggtgccaaatcagaaaaaaaggtcacgtttttatgaaataaagttaacgttaataactattttcactgtgaacgaattctcatgatttgcataccaatcgaatcggaaattctctaagatttgttcgatatgctatacattacaattcgctaatctctaaacggtttaaattcatgaaaactggaagaacttccttttttctatacatttgttctaccgatttgtgtgctaactctacccgtgtttcgaatacttataactcgaacatttctcaacagatcgggaagatgtttgcatcaattgataggaaatatttctacgcgtctatcacaattaataaaatgtaatttttcatgagatgaacaattgaacaactgtaaaatttctagtgttatctaaacgctctaactgctaaccgatttacggtttccccaacagggacttctaaatcgatgtacctgtggaaatccgctctgcaaatatacatgcaagtcggggttttttttggtgttgaatacttttgtactcgcttgtcgttgtgccgaccgtaatatgtttccctaaaacgtacttttaaattgagaagcctgggaaaatcgtcatttcagatactagacgCGAATGAACatttgcggttcgagaactatgcaataatttcagagggaaatgtaaaatacaatgatcgacaatttctccgttcacatattttggtagtcctaggcatcatataaaacgtaaaaggacgttaatcaaatttatttgtaacgaagaacataatctattacaaaaatttctatccattctaaaaaaatattcttagtggtaaacaagtgaattgcataatataattgcgtagttctacgtcgaaaatatgcggtcgtgtcttagatacaactccttacaatttttttaacagatgacaattttaTCCTGGCTTATTTGGATcatttatgtggtaaaaagaTCTAGAGAGCTATCGTATGCTTTAtcctcgaaagcagtaacattttcggtgaaattttgatcaattggcgattattctctcacaacatacacaccgatactgaaagccttcgaaacatcaacttcataacgttaaaataatgaaacttcgtttgtttctatgaacgtgggggagtgaaaaaggcacatggaaatatcatttttatctgtctttttcgacgtgatttcacaaatattcactgaattatatcacattagcctcatattcagcgggaactcaaaaaaaagcatttttaattgataaattacttcctgaaaatagcattttcacatggatgcggtgggcaatc
The Toxorhynchites rutilus septentrionalis strain SRP chromosome 2, ASM2978413v1, whole genome shotgun sequence genome window above contains:
- the LOC129768702 gene encoding proteasome subunit beta type-4, whose translation is MPIMYPSSAINAGPFWSNGPSPGAFYNFPGSTVNPGSISNQILTPGEFGTQRSYTPVTTGTSVIGLKFANGVIIAADKLVSYGSLARFHDVDRVHKVNDKTIIGVGGDFADFQFIKRYIDQKVVEDMCLSDKNELKPKSLYNWLTRVMYNRRCDFKPLYLDIVVGGMQDEEPFLGHVNLRGRAYTSNVVATGYGTHLALPLLREYSENPEAYANLDQNKTTELTKSVMEVLWYRDCRSDPKYSQVICTAQGVQLDVNCFVKQNWNLATMIKGY